GCAAGCCCATGGTGAGAGTCCCGGAGAAAACATAACGATCGGCTTCAAGGAAAAGCTTGATGTTTGCGGAGCGGTTGAATACGCAAGACGGCAGCACCCGGGGCAGCCAATTGCTTTGATCGGTGTGTCTCTTGGTGGAGCTTCCGCATTGCTGGCTTCACCGCTGAACATTGATGCTATGGTTTTGGAGTCGGTCTATCCGAGAATTGTCGATGCGGTTGACAACCGGGTTCGCGTTCGTCTGGGACCGCTTACAACGTTGGCTTCATCGATACTGATTTTTCAATTGCAGTATCGGTTGGGTATCTCAACATCAGAACTTTGTCCCATCGACAATATCCGTTCGGTCAAGTGTCCCGTGTTCATACTATCAGGCAGCAAGGATCTGCATACGACCGAAGCTGAGACGCGCGAGATATATGAGGCGGCGATGGAGCCCAAACGACTGTGGATCGTTGATGGGGCAGGGCACGAGGATCTCTACGATGCAGCCGGACAACAATACGAGCAACGATTGATACAGTTTCTTGAGGATGCATTTTCGTCGTTGGTTGATTGAGCGGTTGCAGTCTATTCAGGAAAGATTGAGACGATAGCGCAAACCGTAACTAGTGTTGTCAATCAGCCGCAACGCGCCAGCGTGCGGTTCCTGCCGGGTGTCGGCCACTGGAAATCGTGATCGATGTTTGACGCAGAGACGCAACGTCGCAGAGGCGCAAAGGGAAATATCAACAGTCCGACGGTCGATCAAAATTTCAGTGGGCATACGGGCGATGGATTTCAGACGGTTTGCGTGGTTTCTGATTGTCGCTGTCCCAGGCAGAGAACCGCAGGCTGGCGCCAAGCGGCTGATAGAAGAGGGAAACCGTGAGTTACTGGGCGCAACTTGAATGCAGTTGTCAATCAGCCGCAACGCGCAGCGTGCGGTTCCTGCTGGTTGTCGGCTACTGGAAATCGTGATCGATGTTTGACGCAACGGTGCAAAGGGACATATCACTAGTCCGACGGACTATTAAAATTTCAGTGCGCGTACGGGCGATGGATTTCAGAGCGGTTCGCGTCGTTTCTGATTGTTGCTGTCCCAGACAGAGAACCGCAGGCTGGCGCCAAGCGGCTGATAGGAGAGGGAACCCGTGAGACGCTGGGTGCCACCTGAATACTGTTGACGATCAGCCGCAACGCGCCAGCGTGCGGTTCCTGCTGGGTGTCGGCCAGTGGAAATCATGATCGATGTTTGACGCAGAGGCGCAAAGGGAAATATCACTAGTCCGACGGTCTATCGAAATTTCAGTCCGCGTACTGGCGATGGATTTCAGAGCGGTTTGCGTGGTTTCTGGTTGTCGGCTACTGGATATCGTGATCGATGTTTGACGCAGAGACGCAACGTCGCAGAGGCGCAAGGGGAAATAGCGCTAGTCCGACGGACGATCGAAATTTCATTGCGCGTACGGGAGATGGATGTCAGAATGATTTGCGTGGTTTCTGATTATCGCTGGCACAGAAAGAGAACCGCAGGCTGGCGCCAAGCGGCTGATAGAAGAGGGAAACCGTGAGTTACTGGGCGCAACGTGAATGCAGTTGTCAATCAGCCGCAACGCGCCAGCGTGCGGTTCCTGCTGGTTGTCGGCTACTGGAAATCGTGATCGATGTTTGACGCAACGGTGCAAAGGGACATATCACTAGTCCGACGGACTATCGAAATTTCAGCGCCCATACTGGCGATGGATTTCAGAATGAATTGCGGCGTTTCTGATTGACGCTGGCCTAGACAAAGAACCGCAGGCTGGCGCCAAGCGGCTGATAGGACAGCGAAGCCCAGACAGCGAACCGCAGGCTGGCGCCGAGCGGCTGATAAGACAGCGAAGCAGAACCGCAGGCTGGCGCCATGCGGCTGATAGGACAGAGTGGCTACTTCGATTGAGGTTTGCCGATCGTTTTGATTAAGAAGTCTTGGACCATTCGGTTGACTTCGGGAGTGGCAAATTGAGGGCCTCCATGCCCGGCACCGTCAATCAAGTGAAGCTTGTTTGCAACGCCGGCTTTGTCCAACGCTTCATGTAAGGCTTCACTTTGATTTGGCGGGACGGTTCCATCCTTGGTTCCGTGAATGATCAAGTACGGAGGATCGTCCTTGTCGAGATAAGTGATCGGATTGACGCGTTTGATGCCTTCAGTGTTGGGCAACACTTCACCGCCGCCGAGCAACCGAGACTCTGGTGAACCTTCTTGGTTGTGGCGTTCATACCCTTTGGCGGTTACGAAGAGCTTAAAGTCTGTGGGGCCGAAAAAGTCGACGACGGCTTGAACGGAGCTGGATTGATCTTCCCACCCGCCGTCACCCTCAAGTTCCTTGGTTCCGCCAGAGGTACCGAGCAAGGCGACCAAGTGGCCACCTGCCGAACTGCCGCCGACTGCGATTCGATTCGGATCGATGTTGTACTGCTTTGCATGGGCTCGGAGAAATCGGATCGCGCACTTGCAATCTTCGATCTGAGCAGGGAAGGGGGCTTCACCTGTAAGGCGATATTCGATGGTTGCCCCCACGAAGCCTTGGCGAACCATCGGTGTTACTTTGCCAACTCCGCCGTCCTTGGTGCCTCCCATCCATCCACCACCGTGAATCCACACGTAGGCAGGCAGCGCTTCAGAAGAACTTTCCTTGGGCTCAACGATGTGCATCTTAAGCTCGCGTCCGCCGCCGGTACCAAACACAACATCGCGGTGAACGGTGACATCTGATGGTCCGCGACGTTCTGGCGAATTTGAGTCGGTTTGTGGCTGACCGGGGCGCTGACGTCGTTGCGAGTCGAATTCCTTCTTCGTAATCACGCCATCTTGGTTCCCGTCGATCCGGTCGAACAATCGTGGCGGACCCTTGAATTCATCTTTGCTAACCTGACCATCGCCATTTCCGTCTTCTCGTTGAAGAATCATTTCGAAAGTCAGACGCGCTCGTTGTTGCTGGGGACGAGTCTGTTGAGATGGGGTTTGCTGGGCACTAGCGGCCGAGGCAGCAAGCGCGGTGATGAGAAGAGCAGATAGGGTGGAACGCATTGTTGTCTTCGTTGGCTCAGGAGCGTGGGGCCACAAATCGGATCTGTCTGCCTTTTAAAACCACACCGAACGTCGTAAGTTTCGCAGGTGGCTAAAAGTGGTCTGAAACCCGTTTTGTAGCGGATGTCTGAGTCAATATAGACGCTCGGCCAGCCAAGCGGCGTGGCATCGATCTGATTGGGGAAGCCGCTGCGAGATCAGCCGCAATTCCGGCTCTGCCGATTGGCTTTAGGGCAGGGCGATAAGGTCTTCGAGGATCTCTTCGTCTGCGACAGCCAACAACAGGCCTGCGGTTTCTTCGAAAAGAGCCGATTCGTATTCCATGTGAATTCCGTAGGTCAGAATGTAGGGAATCATCGTGCGTGGGATGTAGCCCATCGGCAACTCTCCGCTGAAGTAGTCGAAGTTGTATTGACCGCTTTCTTTGAAAATCGTGTGCGTCTTTCCGAAGTGATGGTAGACGTGCTTCTTTTTATAGATGTCGTTTCCGTCGTTCCAAAATGTTGCCGCGACGTCTCCTGCAAGGACAAAGCGTTGTGTCGATTGGGTCAGAGCTCGTCCGCCAGCCTTCGGCTGTTCGATCATCTTGTTGAAATCCGTATCGCCGACACGCGGAGCACCGTAGGTCATTAGACCTTGAACGGGGATCCCCGATTGATATTGCAGTTTGAAGGCCAACATCGAGGCTGTTGCGCCTCCGAGACTGTGACCTGTCAGCCAGACTCGTCGACCGTTGCTGACTTCTAGAGCGACTTTGGAGACGACTTCGGGAAAAACACTGGTGGCGGCGTTCCAGAATCCGCGATGCACCCCGACTTCGGTATTGTCAACCTTGACCAGCTTGATGGCTCGATCCAAATCCGCATAGTGATCGGCAAGATTGGTAATGCTGCCAGAGGTGCCGCGGCAAGCGACGATGACAGCATGTTCGGTAACGAAAATAGCTCCGTCGGCACCGGTGTTGGAATCGTGAAACCCTTGGACCTCTAAAACACCGTGGTTGGCGTAGAGGGCATCCAGATAGTCGTCGTAATCCTGTTCGCTTAAACCTGTATTGTTGTAAACCGTCATGCTTAGATGGGCGAGCAAAAAGCGATTGACGATATCGGATCCTTCATCGACCGAATTGAAATGGTCAAAGGCGTGGTCCTCAACGACCGGCAAATACGACTTTCCAAATGTCGGATAGTAGTACTTGGTCTGTGCGTTGGCGGCACCA
This genomic interval from Stieleria sp. JC731 contains the following:
- a CDS encoding alpha/beta hydrolase, which encodes MCLTIGGIVSWLVAGTLVAPYQRTVGLPPEALNAESIFIDSESGSEISGWHCVPEKSRGVVVLVHGIRSNRLSMLKRANLLFQNGFSSILIDLQAHGESPGENITIGFKEKLDVCGAVEYARRQHPGQPIALIGVSLGGASALLASPLNIDAMVLESVYPRIVDAVDNRVRVRLGPLTTLASSILIFQLQYRLGISTSELCPIDNIRSVKCPVFILSGSKDLHTTEAETREIYEAAMEPKRLWIVDGAGHEDLYDAAGQQYEQRLIQFLEDAFSSLVD
- a CDS encoding alpha/beta hydrolase fold domain-containing protein; the protein is MILQREDGNGDGQVSKDEFKGPPRLFDRIDGNQDGVITKKEFDSQRRQRPGQPQTDSNSPERRGPSDVTVHRDVVFGTGGGRELKMHIVEPKESSSEALPAYVWIHGGGWMGGTKDGGVGKVTPMVRQGFVGATIEYRLTGEAPFPAQIEDCKCAIRFLRAHAKQYNIDPNRIAVGGSSAGGHLVALLGTSGGTKELEGDGGWEDQSSSVQAVVDFFGPTDFKLFVTAKGYERHNQEGSPESRLLGGGEVLPNTEGIKRVNPITYLDKDDPPYLIIHGTKDGTVPPNQSEALHEALDKAGVANKLHLIDGAGHGGPQFATPEVNRMVQDFLIKTIGKPQSK
- a CDS encoding lipase family protein produces the protein MSAGTFRSLLGKTFAAGIVLITSAVFGVGAANAQTKYYYPTFGKSYLPVVEDHAFDHFNSVDEGSDIVNRFLLAHLSMTVYNNTGLSEQDYDDYLDALYANHGVLEVQGFHDSNTGADGAIFVTEHAVIVACRGTSGSITNLADHYADLDRAIKLVKVDNTEVGVHRGFWNAATSVFPEVVSKVALEVSNGRRVWLTGHSLGGATASMLAFKLQYQSGIPVQGLMTYGAPRVGDTDFNKMIEQPKAGGRALTQSTQRFVLAGDVAATFWNDGNDIYKKKHVYHHFGKTHTIFKESGQYNFDYFSGELPMGYIPRTMIPYILTYGIHMEYESALFEETAGLLLAVADEEILEDLIALP